A genomic region of Hyphomicrobiales bacterium contains the following coding sequences:
- a CDS encoding glycine cleavage system protein T — MNFAIGIGSNIRKSAYFDATVRDGVRCFSVYNHMFIPGHFGDPDGEYDRLLKGVVMWDVAAQRQVELRGPDAGALAQYLTPRNLAGTRIGQGRYVPLCDHDGILINDPVLLKLAEDRYWLSVADSDIHLWAAAIGRERGLDVRVSEPDVSPLAIQGPHAIEVAVALFGQWVRDLAYFAFRETRLDDIPLVVARSGWSKQGGFELYLQDGSLGDDLWERVKAVGAAYGIGPGAPNDIERLESGLISYGADMRWQTHPANPFEMGFGAMIDLDARHDFVGRKALAAIAEKGIERRRVGLLIEGAARDPVGHPVALALSGETVGHIAEIAWSRRFGRMIGVGLVRSEIADGTRGLVAALPEGDRAVALTGLPFAQPFGAEP; from the coding sequence TATTTCGATGCGACCGTGCGCGACGGCGTACGCTGCTTTTCCGTCTACAACCACATGTTCATTCCCGGCCATTTCGGCGATCCCGACGGCGAGTACGACCGGCTCTTGAAGGGTGTGGTCATGTGGGACGTGGCGGCGCAGCGTCAGGTGGAGTTGCGCGGTCCCGATGCCGGTGCCCTCGCGCAATACCTGACGCCCCGCAACCTTGCCGGAACCCGCATCGGGCAGGGGCGTTATGTTCCGCTCTGCGATCACGACGGCATCCTCATCAACGATCCGGTCCTGCTCAAGCTCGCCGAGGATCGATACTGGCTCTCGGTCGCGGACAGCGACATCCACCTCTGGGCGGCAGCGATCGGGCGCGAGAGGGGCCTCGATGTCAGGGTGAGCGAGCCCGACGTCTCGCCACTCGCCATCCAGGGGCCGCATGCGATCGAGGTCGCCGTCGCCCTCTTCGGCCAATGGGTACGCGATCTCGCCTACTTCGCCTTCCGCGAGACGCGGCTCGACGACATTCCGCTCGTCGTTGCGCGCTCGGGCTGGTCGAAGCAGGGTGGCTTCGAGCTCTATCTGCAGGACGGGAGCCTCGGTGACGACCTCTGGGAGCGCGTGAAGGCGGTCGGTGCGGCCTACGGGATCGGACCCGGGGCTCCGAACGACATCGAGCGACTGGAAAGCGGGCTCATCTCCTATGGCGCCGACATGCGCTGGCAGACGCACCCGGCGAACCCGTTCGAGATGGGCTTCGGGGCGATGATCGACCTCGATGCGAGGCACGATTTCGTCGGGCGTAAGGCGCTTGCGGCAATAGCGGAGAAGGGAATTGAGCGGCGCCGGGTCGGCCTACTCATCGAAGGTGCGGCGAGGGATCCGGTCGGCCATCCGGTCGCGCTCGCTCTCTCGGGCGAGACGGTTGGGCACATCGCCGAGATCGCCTGGTCGCGCCGCTTCGGGCGGATGATCGGCGTCGGGCTCGTTCGCTCGGAGATTGCCGACGGCACGCGAGGGCTCGTTGCGGCCCTGCCCGAGGGCGATCGTGCCGTGGCCCTGACGGGATTGCCGTTCGCGCAGCCATTCGGCGCCGAACCTTGA